Proteins encoded within one genomic window of Chlorobaculum sp. MV4-Y:
- a CDS encoding toll/interleukin-1 receptor domain-containing protein: MPNIFIEYVHSLTVKAFDYYSCFISYSTKDDDFARRIHNDLQASGVRCWFAPHDIQGGKKVLHQIEEAIRKYDKLLLILSPDSMNSNWVEQEIINAIQKEQQQQKQVLFPISIVPFEQIKKWKRFDSDSGRDLAREIREYHVPDFSLWRSDQATHKTAFDRLLKDLKQ; the protein is encoded by the coding sequence GTGCCGAATATTTTCATCGAGTACGTTCACTCACTGACAGTCAAGGCTTTCGATTATTATTCCTGCTTTATCAGCTATAGCACAAAAGACGATGATTTTGCCAGACGGATTCATAATGATCTTCAAGCATCCGGCGTCCGGTGCTGGTTCGCACCGCATGATATTCAGGGTGGGAAAAAGGTGCTTCATCAGATCGAGGAGGCTATTCGCAAATACGACAAGCTCTTGCTCATCCTCTCGCCAGATAGCATGAACAGCAATTGGGTCGAGCAAGAAATCATCAACGCGATTCAGAAAGAACAGCAGCAGCAAAAGCAGGTGTTGTTTCCGATCAGCATTGTTCCTTTTGAGCAAATCAAAAAATGGAAACGTTTCGACTCCGATAGTGGACGAGACCTTGCTCGTGAAATCCGGGAGTATCATGTTCCCGATTTTTCCCTTTGGAGAAGCGATCAGGCTACCCATAAAACGGCATTTGATCGTTTGCTGAAAGACCTGAAACAATAA
- a CDS encoding pentapeptide repeat-containing protein, whose protein sequence is MGKNILTKKMLLKSVEEWNAAREAYPDLKPNLSYADLRGAKLRGASLSGVKLYEAHVGYTIIRRRC, encoded by the coding sequence ATGGGAAAGAATATTCTGACGAAAAAGATGCTTCTGAAATCGGTGGAGGAATGGAATGCAGCGAGGGAAGCATATCCGGATTTGAAGCCTAATCTCAGCTATGCAGACCTCAGGGGTGCAAAACTCAGGGGTGCAAGCCTCAGCGGGGTTAAGCTATACGAGGCACATGTAGGCTATACCATTATTCGTCGGCGATGTTGA
- a CDS encoding TPM domain-containing protein — translation MSICKRSRWFPSALFALALLMAAMPLMAAFPPVPTLKQRVNDYAGMISPATRAEIEQKLAALEAEDGTQIAILTVPSLQGEPIEEFSIRVAEAWKLGQKGTDNGILLIVSKNDRAMRIEVGYGLEGRLTDLQAGRITRDVIKPAFKSGDYDKGFIDGVDAIVASVKGEYKAPKKKNNDGEPSPFLIFIILFVLFVASRFMRFFGGGGGPFGFGGLGDGGFFPGGGFGGGGGSSDDGGFSGGGGDFGGGGASDNW, via the coding sequence ATGAGTATCTGCAAGAGATCACGCTGGTTCCCGTCCGCCCTCTTCGCGCTGGCGCTCCTGATGGCAGCCATGCCACTCATGGCTGCTTTTCCGCCGGTGCCCACGCTCAAGCAGCGGGTGAACGACTACGCCGGCATGATCTCTCCCGCCACACGCGCGGAGATTGAGCAGAAACTCGCCGCGCTTGAAGCGGAGGATGGCACGCAGATCGCGATTCTCACGGTGCCGTCACTTCAGGGCGAGCCGATCGAGGAGTTTTCGATCCGCGTCGCCGAAGCCTGGAAGCTCGGGCAGAAGGGGACGGATAACGGCATTTTGCTCATTGTCTCGAAAAACGACCGGGCGATGAGAATCGAGGTTGGCTACGGCCTCGAAGGGCGTCTGACCGACCTCCAGGCGGGCCGGATTACCCGCGATGTCATCAAGCCAGCTTTCAAAAGCGGCGATTACGACAAGGGGTTCATCGATGGCGTCGATGCCATTGTCGCCTCGGTCAAGGGGGAGTACAAGGCGCCGAAAAAGAAAAACAATGATGGCGAGCCATCTCCGTTTCTGATTTTCATCATCCTTTTTGTGTTGTTTGTCGCGTCCCGTTTCATGCGCTTTTTCGGTGGTGGCGGCGGACCTTTCGGCTTCGGCGGGCTGGGTGACGGCGGCTTTTTCCCCGGCGGCGGTTTCGGCGGGGGAGGCGGCTCGTCCGACGACGGCGGGTTCAGCGGCGGCGGCGGTGATTTTGGCGGCGGCGGCGCTTCGGACAACTGGTAG
- a CDS encoding LemA family protein, translated as MIRHITRVFPFLLALVMLSGCGYNTMQQNEEAVNRAWGDLESQLQRRSDLVPNLVATVKGAANFEKETLQAVIEARAKATSIQLTPEMLSDPDAMSKFQSAQGELSSSLSRLLVAVERYPELKATQNFRDLQVQLEGTENRISVARQRYNEAVQVFNSSIRIFPNSITNSVVLKLKPKAYFKADEAARAVPQVKF; from the coding sequence ATGATACGACATATTACAAGGGTCTTTCCCTTTCTTCTTGCGCTCGTCATGCTCAGCGGATGCGGTTACAATACGATGCAGCAGAACGAAGAAGCCGTCAATCGTGCGTGGGGCGATCTGGAATCGCAGCTTCAGCGCCGTTCCGATCTTGTGCCGAACCTTGTTGCCACGGTGAAGGGCGCGGCAAATTTCGAGAAGGAGACGCTTCAGGCGGTCATCGAGGCCCGTGCAAAGGCGACCTCCATCCAGCTCACTCCAGAGATGCTCAGCGATCCGGACGCCATGTCGAAGTTCCAGTCCGCCCAGGGCGAGCTCTCTTCCTCGTTGTCGCGGCTTCTGGTTGCCGTCGAGCGCTATCCCGAGCTGAAGGCTACGCAGAATTTCCGGGATTTGCAGGTGCAGCTCGAAGGCACGGAGAACCGCATCAGTGTCGCCCGCCAGCGTTACAACGAGGCGGTGCAAGTCTTCAACTCCTCAATCCGCATATTCCCGAACTCCATCACCAACAGTGTGGTGCTCAAGCTGAAGCCGAAGGCATATTTCAAGGCCGATGAGGCGGCCAGAGCCGTGCCGCAGGTGAAATTCTGA
- the hypE gene encoding hydrogenase expression/formation protein HypE, translated as MTMQLSCPSPILQHETVQMAHGAGGRLSQELTARVFMPHLGNPVLDQLDDQARFEAEPGHIAFTTDTYVVSPIFFPGGNIGDLAVNGTVNDLAVGGAVPRYLGAGFVLEEGLPLADLERIVKSMADAAQKAGVVIACGDTKVVQKGQCDRIFINTSGVGFIPPGRDVSCRNLRPGDAVLLSGTIGDHGMAILTTREGLSFQSRIRSDSAALNGMIAGLLAAAPNLHAMRDPTRGGVAATLNELAASSSVGIELDEAAIPVREEVRGAAELLGIDPLTVANEGKVLVVVPAAEAQAALAAMRLHEHGREAAIIGKVTEEHPGMVVMRTPFGSRRIVEMPLGEQLPRIC; from the coding sequence ATGACCATGCAACTGAGCTGCCCTTCGCCGATTCTTCAGCATGAAACCGTCCAGATGGCTCATGGCGCGGGGGGGCGTTTGTCGCAGGAGCTGACGGCGCGGGTGTTCATGCCGCATCTCGGCAATCCGGTGCTCGACCAGCTCGACGATCAGGCGCGGTTCGAGGCCGAGCCGGGGCACATCGCGTTCACGACCGACACCTACGTCGTTTCGCCGATCTTTTTCCCCGGCGGGAATATCGGCGACCTGGCGGTCAACGGCACGGTAAACGACCTGGCCGTCGGCGGTGCCGTGCCGCGCTACCTCGGCGCCGGGTTCGTGCTCGAAGAGGGATTGCCGCTCGCCGATCTCGAACGGATCGTCAAAAGCATGGCCGATGCCGCGCAGAAGGCGGGGGTGGTCATCGCGTGCGGCGACACCAAAGTGGTGCAGAAAGGGCAGTGCGACCGGATTTTCATCAACACCTCCGGCGTCGGCTTCATCCCGCCGGGCCGCGACGTCTCGTGCCGCAACCTCCGGCCTGGCGATGCGGTGCTGCTCTCCGGAACCATCGGCGACCACGGCATGGCGATTCTCACCACCCGCGAAGGCCTCTCCTTCCAGAGCCGCATCAGGAGCGACTCCGCTGCCCTGAACGGCATGATTGCCGGCTTGCTCGCCGCCGCGCCAAACCTCCACGCCATGCGCGACCCCACCCGGGGCGGCGTCGCGGCCACGCTCAACGAACTCGCTGCATCGTCATCAGTCGGCATCGAACTCGACGAAGCCGCGATTCCTGTGCGCGAAGAGGTGCGCGGAGCCGCTGAACTGCTCGGCATCGACCCGCTCACCGTCGCCAACGAAGGCAAGGTGCTCGTCGTCGTTCCCGCCGCCGAAGCTCAGGCCGCACTTGCCGCCATGCGCTTGCACGAGCACGGGCGCGAAGCCGCCATTATCGGCAAAGTCACCGAAGAGCACCCCGGCATGGTGGTGATGCGCACCCCCTTCGGTAGTCGCCGCATCGTGGAGATGCCCCTCGGCGAGCAGTTGCCGCGGATTTGCTGA
- a CDS encoding HypC/HybG/HupF family hydrogenase formation chaperone: MCLAIPGKVIEIREENGLKMGTVDISGALTKACLEYVPEIAIGQYTIVHAGFALKIIDEEEAAESLKLWDELIKSGAFDVDGELPPSAIQKPE, translated from the coding sequence ATGTGCCTCGCCATACCCGGAAAAGTCATAGAAATCCGCGAAGAGAACGGCCTGAAGATGGGCACGGTGGACATTAGCGGTGCTCTCACGAAAGCGTGCCTCGAATATGTTCCCGAAATCGCCATTGGTCAGTACACCATTGTTCACGCAGGGTTCGCGCTGAAGATCATCGACGAGGAGGAGGCCGCTGAAAGCCTCAAGCTTTGGGATGAACTCATCAAGAGCGGCGCGTTTGACGTTGATGGCGAGCTTCCGCCGTCGGCCATCCAGAAGCCGGAATGA
- the hypD gene encoding hydrogenase formation protein HypD — protein MKFIDEYRDPVRARALLDRIRQVARHDWTIMEICGGQTHSILRNGIDQLLPPNVHLVHGPGCPVCVTPLETIERALAIAARPDTILTSFGDMLRVPGNSKDLFMARSEGADVRVVFSPLEALQIARDNPSKKVVFLAVGFETTAPANAMAVHQAAREGLTNFSELVSQVMVPPAMRAILSSPDNRVQGFLAAGHVCAIMGYEEYEPVAAEFGVPIVPAGFEPVDLLDAILKTVELLEAGRSGVVNAYGRVVSREGNPEAQRVMQEVFEVADRPWRGIGVIPASGLVLREQYARFDAEKRFDVGHIAPQESPLCKSGEVLQGHLKPSDCPAFGKECTPQTPLGATMVSSEGACAAYYRYHRNVSS, from the coding sequence ATGAAATTCATCGACGAATATCGCGACCCGGTTCGCGCCCGCGCATTGCTTGACCGCATCCGGCAGGTGGCGCGTCACGACTGGACGATCATGGAAATCTGCGGCGGTCAGACGCATTCGATTCTGCGCAACGGCATCGACCAGCTTTTGCCGCCGAATGTCCACCTTGTGCACGGGCCGGGGTGTCCGGTGTGCGTGACGCCGCTGGAGACGATCGAGCGGGCGCTGGCGATTGCGGCGAGGCCGGACACGATTCTGACGAGCTTCGGCGACATGCTGCGCGTGCCGGGCAACTCGAAAGACCTGTTTATGGCGCGGAGCGAGGGGGCGGATGTGCGCGTCGTTTTTTCGCCGCTCGAAGCGTTGCAAATCGCGCGCGACAATCCGTCAAAAAAGGTGGTGTTTCTGGCGGTCGGCTTTGAGACCACGGCTCCGGCCAACGCGATGGCCGTGCATCAGGCGGCGCGGGAGGGGCTTACGAATTTCAGCGAGCTGGTGAGCCAGGTGATGGTGCCGCCGGCGATGCGCGCGATTCTGTCGTCGCCCGACAACCGCGTGCAGGGGTTCCTTGCCGCCGGGCACGTCTGCGCTATCATGGGGTACGAGGAGTACGAGCCGGTGGCGGCGGAGTTCGGCGTGCCGATTGTGCCCGCCGGGTTCGAGCCGGTCGATCTGCTTGACGCGATTCTGAAGACGGTCGAACTGCTCGAAGCGGGCCGGAGTGGCGTGGTGAACGCCTACGGGCGCGTGGTGAGCCGCGAGGGCAATCCCGAGGCGCAGCGCGTGATGCAGGAGGTGTTCGAGGTCGCCGACCGTCCGTGGCGCGGCATCGGCGTCATTCCGGCAAGCGGCCTCGTGCTGCGCGAACAGTACGCGCGCTTCGACGCCGAAAAGCGCTTCGACGTGGGCCACATCGCCCCGCAGGAGTCGCCACTGTGCAAGAGCGGCGAGGTGCTGCAAGGCCACCTCAAACCCTCCGACTGCCCGGCCTTCGGCAAAGAATGCACCCCGCAAACCCCGCTCGGCGCAACGATGGTCTCCTCCGAAGGAGCCTGCGCCGCGTATTATCGGTATCACCGCAATGTCAGCAGTTGA
- a CDS encoding tetratricopeptide repeat protein, producing the protein MKNLILCVLTALLLFVPTATYSQAPVQKDISAWKKEAEKGDAHAQLAVGAMYVTGKGVRQNYTEALKWFRLSAAQGNAEAQFMIGVMYDSGKGIKRDDAEALRWHLKAAEQGSAGAQLLIGMRYKEGRGVNRDYGEALKWYHLSAAQGNGNAQFDLGLMYDKGEGVRQDYGEAQKWYRMSAAQGNAKAQYNIGLMYDKGEGVRQDYAEAQKWYRLSAAQGNSNAQLNLGLMYDLGHGVQQDYEEALKWYRLAAEQGNAKAQYNLGLMYAEGQGVSQDMRTAKEWFGKACDNQLQAGCDAYRKLNEQED; encoded by the coding sequence ATGAAAAATCTGATTCTTTGCGTTCTGACAGCGTTGCTGCTCTTTGTGCCAACGGCAACCTACAGCCAAGCTCCAGTGCAGAAGGATATTTCTGCATGGAAAAAAGAGGCGGAAAAGGGTGACGCTCATGCACAGCTCGCCGTTGGCGCGATGTACGTCACAGGCAAGGGAGTCAGGCAGAACTATACCGAAGCACTGAAGTGGTTTCGTCTGTCTGCCGCACAGGGCAATGCAGAGGCCCAATTCATGATTGGCGTGATGTATGATTCAGGCAAAGGAATCAAGCGGGACGATGCAGAGGCCTTGAGGTGGCATCTTAAGGCTGCTGAACAAGGGAGCGCCGGTGCGCAACTTCTGATCGGAATGAGGTACAAAGAAGGACGAGGTGTAAACCGGGACTATGGGGAAGCGCTGAAGTGGTATCATCTGTCTGCCGCACAGGGTAACGGCAATGCACAATTTGACCTCGGCCTGATGTACGATAAAGGCGAAGGGGTGAGGCAGGACTATGGGGAAGCGCAGAAATGGTATCGCATGTCAGCAGCGCAGGGAAATGCTAAGGCGCAATACAATATTGGATTGATGTATGATAAAGGCGAAGGAGTCAGGCAGGACTATGCCGAAGCTCAGAAGTGGTATCGTTTGTCCGCAGCACAGGGGAACAGCAACGCACAACTCAACCTGGGCTTGATGTACGACCTCGGCCACGGTGTGCAACAGGACTATGAGGAGGCGCTGAAGTGGTATCGTCTGGCCGCAGAACAAGGCAACGCCAAAGCGCAATACAATCTTGGGTTGATGTACGCCGAGGGTCAAGGTGTGAGTCAAGACATGCGTACCGCAAAAGAGTGGTTTGGAAAAGCTTGTGACAACCAATTGCAGGCGGGATGTGATGCATACCGGAAATTGAATGAACAAGAGGACTGA
- a CDS encoding four helix bundle protein, with product MKEMGRKNGVNRVKELSFQFAIRIVKLTQFLEQEKKAYVLSRQLLKSGTAIGALVREAEHVESRADFIHKMAIALKEANETDYWIELLYQSQLLEKQGFDSIRSDVVELLKLLTAIIKSSKKNLLEC from the coding sequence ATGAAAGAAATGGGACGCAAGAATGGGGTAAACAGGGTTAAAGAGCTTTCTTTTCAATTCGCGATTCGTATAGTAAAACTCACTCAGTTTCTGGAGCAGGAGAAAAAGGCGTATGTGTTGAGCAGGCAACTTCTGAAATCCGGTACTGCAATAGGGGCTCTTGTGCGAGAGGCAGAACATGTTGAAAGCAGGGCTGATTTTATTCACAAAATGGCAATTGCTCTCAAAGAGGCCAATGAAACAGACTATTGGATCGAACTCCTCTATCAGTCTCAACTTCTTGAAAAACAAGGCTTTGATTCGATTAGGTCAGATGTTGTTGAATTGCTGAAACTCCTGACAGCTATCATCAAGTCATCGAAAAAAAATCTGTTAGAATGCTAA